GGGATAATTATCAGCAACAGGATTTCAGCATGTCTGTATCTGGGGACTGTGGAATTCATGATTGCTAAAAGAATATTAAGTAATGAATGTCTTTAATGAAAAGTATTTCAACAGGAACAGTAATATTtctcagaagttaaaaaaaagacaaatcccAAAGCCATCTCTTTCAAATTGCTGCAATGAGACTGAGCAAAGAAAAATTCTAAGAATGTTGATAAAAATGTTTTAGGTTGATATGAAAATCATCACTTACCTACAGTAGTTAAAATGTCACTGCCTGAATGAGttaattatttttactttcttccccttcccctcctttttttgagTGTCATTATTTTAAACTTCGTTGGGATGAAAAGTGAAACTGATAAGGATATAGTCTGTGTATTAAACTAAATTTCATTGAAATTCCCTACAGGAAGGTGGTTCAACAGTACTCCTACAGCAAGCACATGACACAGCTCAAAACAAAAGCATGTGTAAGCAGTTGTTTTTTTGTCATTAATGCTGTTCTTATGTCGCCTATAGCATGGGAACAGTTTTATCCACTGTTGCATCATGGTAGTAGTTTGAGCCCTTGTAAAAGAGGTAGAAGGACAAAAGAATCAGCAGAAAacttgagaaaaacagaaaagcaaaggatacAGTCAGCACACACACTTGTCCCTGAGATAAGCAAGGAGTGAAGTCTAAATGCTGACAGAAAAGGGACTTGGATCTGGAGTGAAGGTGTCGTCTTTGGGTCTTAGGGAAATGGAGTCTGTCCACTCTCTTTAGACAGGCAGAATTGTGTCAAAAAATACCTGATGCCCTCATTAGTTTTTTCTCCTGACAAAAAAGCTCTACAACAACAGTTTGGGGTGGGGAGAGAAGCTGAGAATGGACCTTATCCTTCCAACCAGTTGGGGTGAAGAATGTCTGAAAGTggccaaaaagaaaaatgtcctgCCTGGGTGCTAGAAATGAGACATGAGGAAAAAGGCACTCATGGTCTTCAGCCCCAGGGTCTCTCTCCTGCCGGGCAGTTGGGGTGACACTTTTCTTCCCTGGTGTTTTGTTCCTGAGGCTTGTGAGCTGTGCAGGCTGCCCTTGCACCCTCTCTTTCCTGCCCAGTCAACTCATTTAGCTCCCACCAGTGCCTTGGAGGGGAAATGTAGGGTTGCGATAGGGTAGCTTGGTATAATCAACCGTATGCCCCCAAAAGACTTTTCCACTCCTGAAAACCAATAGACAAAATCTAAATCTCTTCACTGATAGAACCAACCTGCAACAGACACTTTGAATGCTGCAGGAGTTTGGACCTCGTGTGGCTCACAGGACAGTAAGCAAAATGGAAAACCtgaaattttttgtttctttttcagtctctttGTTTGTTCTTTCACAGCCTATTCAGTCGCTCCTGACACAGAGGACATGATACTGCCAGACTGCTTCCGTTCAGTTCCCATTAGCATTTTTAGTTACTTTTTTGATAGCAAGCAAATTTGGGAACGCAGTTCATAATTTCCTGTATCCTTTTTTTAACCTAGGTCCATTCCACGCTCTATGTGACATTATTTAATGTGCATCATTTCAGTATCCTTTACATGGTTTTGATTTAATGGAAAGCAGAGCTCGAAGAATTTTGACTGTCTTTCTTATTCAAACATTGCTTCCTTCTTTAATAGTATATTACAAAAAGGGTATAAAGGTGGAAGTAATGGAGCATACTTTGGTAGGAAAATGCCTTTATGTTCTCACCTTTGTGCGTATGTGAGCAGCACTAAACATATTATTACTGGGCTTACTGAACTCACTTTATGgactctttttatttctctttctcacaGAATTCTCCCCCTaatgatgaaatattttcattaattgtttttaaatgacCATACTGTTATTCAGTAGATAGCCCATAGTATCAGGATGACTTTGAATGGAGTTTGCACCTAACTGTGTTTCTATGTAATGTAATATTTAACTTCACAGATCTTTGGTTAAATTTAGGTCAAATGTTTATTTCAGTGCAGTCTCTTTTCTCCAGCTGTGCTGTATCTTCACCTAACTCTAGGAAGTGAAGAGTGCAAGGCCAAACCCCATTGAGATTATTGTTTTTGCTTGTCAAGCATTTCTATATCTTTGTATTGCTCTATCATCTTCCTGGATGTGAagagaaatttttaaaatttaatgcttAGCTCAAAATTAACTTGCAATGTGGACTCGCCTCAACTTTGCAAAAGTTCACTTTCAgattcagattagaaaaatgtataGCAGCATATTTTTTACATTGATTAAATCAAAACTCAGGATCATTGATCCCGGTCTGAATTTGCAGTTTTCATTTTAGAACTACTTCATCAAAATAACAAAcacttaaaaagcaaataaaatcagaACATAGCAGCCACCTTAAATCAGTGAATCACTACAGGTTTTGTACGGACAACATGGCTGAGCTTTTTTCCCAAgtagttaaaatatatttatccTACAACTAAGAGTTTCTGTAGAAAACTTAGCTAAAGAAAAGCATATGATAAAGATTCCTCTCTCCAGTGCTGAACTTTCATATATCACAAGTTCAATCAACACCACAAACTCAGGTTTCACAACATATTCTGGGTGCTATTCTAGAAGAGGATTCATCAACTGGTAAACAGATTTACATTACTAAACCCTGGCTCTTCCAAGATTCACTTAACTTAATGACAAGATCAGGTGTCTTggtgttttaattaaacaaattcaGGAATACTCTAGTAATGTGTAGGTCTACTGAAATGTTCAAAGCAACTTACAATTTTTAGTTACCCGAATGTCATGGGAGAAAGTATAACTGATATTGACTgatcataaaataaaaattaatgtatGCAAGTTACAAAATAAGTGAGTTTTGCGATTTCTGTATTCCATAAAAATAGGAATGTAGTCTTTTAGGAGGAACTGCCAAAAAAGCTGTGAAAGTGCTATGCTTTCTCTCAGCGCACAAAGCTGTTAAGTGTAAAATGTTCATATGATTTGGGAGGACAGGTTCACTGAGAGAATACCCTAAGGTGAGttagaatgaaaataataataattaaaatgtttttttttaggaaagaaaatcaTTAAAGGTCATCATTGACAAAATTATTACACCAAACTAATTTACATTTGAATGTGCCTTAGTTTATCTCACATCTCCTTTACCACAAGTAATAATTCTAAAATAGCTAAAAGTCAGTCATGCGACTTCCAATTATATTATACAGTGTATAAGAAATGTCCACATTTATGCCTGTCATACAATCACAGCTGTTAGTCTTTTTTAGAAGTACTTTGAGGACCCTTGCTCACTTCTGGTCTCCATGCCAGCTCCCCCATTGCCCCTAGTGCCCTCTCCTTCTTCTCTGGTTCTTGCTCGGAGGCTTCAGGAGACTCTCTCGGTATTTCGCATTTGTGTGGAAAAGTCGGACCATTTCATGGTCTTTGTTATCCAACACTCTGGGCAGAAAGAGAGACGACTTCTGTGTCCTGCGAGTTTTAAAACCCCGCCTGGGTCGTCCTTTGCCGTTGACTGAGACGTACCAGAGTCTCTCTGCGCTGGCTTTACGTTTGGTGTTGGCTCCGTTGGGCACAGTCTGGTACAGACGGGATGCGTAAGTGTTATAACCCAACTCATGGATCCTTTCCACAAACTCACACTCTGCATTATAATTTTCCTGTAAAGCAAACATGACAAAgtctaaaaaaaatacatacgtGATAGCTTGCTTGTACCTCAATTAGACTGGATGAAAGTCTTACAAAAGACTCTATTCATTATTAGGCTAAGGACAGCAACACATGTGATTGGAAAAACTCAAAGAGATGCTAAAAAGGCATGCAGAAGAGCTGAGTCTAAGCTGCTGGGCAGTAATGTGCTCCCTGTCACCAGCGGGACtgagttctgtgggtcagaagcagAAAAAGACTGAATATCATTTTGAACACAAAAAATGATATATGAATAGGAAAGAATAGCTCTGCTGGTTTTTCAGCTGTAAGTTTAATTTGTTTGCGCTTATAGGCCTAAATATGCCTGTGAACTGGAAGTATGATCTAAATGCTACCTAACAACTTTTGGCACCTGTTAAAAAGGTAAAGTCATATAGTTTAAAGTGTGGATGTTGAATAAGTGTATAGCTAGATACACCTGGAGACTATTATGAAGATTTGAGCTGTGAACAACAGTTAGCTTTATGAAACTTCTTTGTTTGCATGAGTGTACCAAAATGAAAGTACACCCTGCCCACCAAGTTCCTCCAAAATGTGAGGCTGCTCCTTTATTACAACCAGGTCCCTGTACGTATGCTTCCAGACAGACACGTGCTTCTTCATCCTGCCTTCCTTGTAGATGGGTTAGACTCATTTCCTCAGTACTTGCCCTCAAAACATCAGTCCCACTATAAGGCAAAACAAATTCTCTTCCCGGATGTTCACATTTTATCTATCAAAATTTGTCCCCTTTCTTCTGGTCTGCAGCCAAAAAAGGCCTGCTCTACACTGCATATCTCTTTTTCACTGTCTTAATTGCATAGCTGTCTTTGCCTTAGCCCTGAGTCGATGACTTGAATCTGTGATGTGTGTGAGGCATAGATGGGAGAGAGGGGAATAGCAGCAGCATCCTTCGCAGAGGTTTTCCTTTACAGCCACCTCTCTGGTGGAGGTGGTGAAGACACCGGTACTGAGGCCAGGGCCAGGACAGCCATGGGCTCTGCGGGAACCCTGCAGCATCCCACTAGCAACACACGTTTAATGCTGTTCACTCACCAGAGATGCTGATAGGCATTTAACAAGGTTTTAAAAGACTCTGCATGTCTCAGTTTCACAGCTGTAAAATGGAAGTGCCCTCCCTTCCGAGGGCAAGGTTTTCACGTGCTGCAGTGCCGGAGCCCATGCTACTGCCATATGGAGGCAGATTTTTCTTGCCATTTGCCTCAGTCCTAGCTCTAAAGGGTAGATTAGCACAGTCTGCAAAGGACCCCAAAAAACTCTGTAGACTCAACTAACTGATTTTACTGATGTGGAGAAACTGGTGAACCAAAGGATACCTGAGAAGAGTTATTCCAATACTGTTCCACAAAATGATCCCTGTATAATTATTCCAAAAGAGGTCAGTCTTATCAGAAGTAGGGAGCCTAACACAGGTTCCTGGCACAGTAGCACCACTGAAGCAGCTGGTCAGTTTTTCTAGGCAAGCAAAGCAGGAAAGTTTCTCCTGAGCTGAGCCTTCACCCCTTGCCCCCTTGTGAAAAGAAATGTTggagtggaaaagcttttcccgAACGGTCCCTCCGGCTTTGAAACACAAGTCTGTAGGAAACCGTGTCTCTCAAACTTGAGCTGGAGCTGCAAAAATTACCTTTTCTAGTTCTACAGGAACTTTTCACAGGTGATATTCCTTGGAACATGACTCAGTTGAACAAACTGCAGGATGGCCTGGTACTCCTCACACGGGAGAGGGATATCCAAGAAAAAAGGACTCCCTGGACTATCCCTGGCTTTTCTCCACTGTAGGAGAGGGGCTTTTTCACTAAGAATTTGTTTAGTCTTATTTTAATTCAATCCAAataatctggaggaaaaaagataTCTATTCTGAACAAGAAAGAGATAAAGGCAAGAAAGAGCTTCCTTTAAAATTCAACCTTTCCATTCATTCCTTTGGGGCAGACTCTGGCTTTGAGCTAAAGATGCCCAAATTTAATCTGCATATTAACTGGAGGCATAGAAGTAGTCCAGCCTtaaccctggcacagcagagctagtATGTCTGCATTTCCCTTCAGTTGTGTTTTCCTTTGCCAAAGTTATTTGTGGTCCAATTTTCTGTACCAGCAAAGAACCATTGTCTTTATACATAGCCCCTTCCGTCAGTGGGCATCACATGAAACATACTAAAGAAGCCGGATCAAAAATATTATCTGGAAAACACTCTTGAAAAGGTGGAGTAAAATACACTGAAACAGGGAGGTAATTGAGAGCTGGTCTTGTTGATTGTGTTACCTAGCTTCCATTCACACGGAAAAAGCTCACACTGCTTGAGAATGTATCATACTGTTCAAATCAACAGAGTTACACAGAATTGTTGAAGGAAGCAAAATTCACATAGCTCTATTTTATCCCCTTCAAATCTGCTTTCAGACCACAGGATTCCTGGAGAAACTGCACAGTATGGTTGTTATACAGTAATAGATCACAAGTTGCTAGGGATGTAATCAGAGACACCAGAAGAAATTCAAGTAGGTAGATAATGCATATAGTGTATACAATGGTAAATACAGACATATTTGTCCCTGAGTGTAAAGCAGTATAAGCTAAACTGTTTTATTCACTGGGAGGGTAAGAGAGCTGAGCCGAAAGGGCAAGACCACTGCTACCGGTAGAGCTGAGATTTTGCCTCAAAGATCAGGAGGAAAGCATAAGGTCCAAGAAGGAGAATAAGGTATCTTCTTACACCTTCTCATACTTCCTTTCCTTGCTATAGCCCTGCCTTTTAGGCCCTGTTAATTCTCCCACTGCCGAACTGAATACTCTGTGCGGAGAAACTCCCATTAATGTCAGTAAGCTGCTTTTCTATAATGGTGATCCTCAATTGCTTCTGGACACTCTTCATCTGACATTTATACCCCCTACCAGTGTCCAAGATCTACAGCAAATATAAATATGGATCATCTGGAATAGAGAGAGGTAGGTAGTCTGCACCGCAACGGCTGGCTCCTGAGGGCTTTACCAGTGCGTACAATCGCCCAGGACTTCGGCTGTGAGAAATACCTTTGGCTGTACAGGCAATAAGAAAGTAAGAACAAGGCCTCTTTCCTCTGAGAATctcaaatcttttaaaaatatgctaattAGTTGCCTGTAACAAATCCAGAGAGAAATCTATTGTAACTTTAAATGTTTTCTCTATAAACATTGGCTTGTAAGAAATTAGTGCTCCCCACTGGACCCATTCTCCCCATAGAAAATTACCAGAGTATACCAGAGTCTTAAGTAAAACTTACTGATGCATAAAGTCTGCCCCTTTTGTTCATGGCCAGGTATCTGCCTGAGAACAAGCCCTTGATGGCAACAATTCCGACATCAACGGCAGTTATTTCCAGAATACCTAGAAACAGAAACAGTTATGAGATATGTTATTGCTCCCCACCATAAGTAAGTTTTGGAGATACGTTTGACTGATACTTACCTGCGGAGTAGGATTTCACAGCTGTCACTAGCTCATACCAAAATCATACTGCAACCATGTGAACAAAACAAGACTATTGTTTGAAACCTTATAAAACAACAATGACATAGGCATTGTTTGAGACAAGCTTGGCAATAAATCCCTAGATGTCTGATTGAGATTGAActctttcaaaaatgaaaaagatctgACACTGAACTAGAGGTTCACTTAAtcctatatgtatataaaaaaagtttaaatcctCTTTAATGCTTAGGAACACAAGAGCTCTTGACTTATTGAGACCAGTCACAAAGCTGTCCATTTCAGGACAAAGCCCTCGCTGAGGTCTCCAGAGGGTAAAACAGAGTGAGTCGGCTGCATTTTAGAGCCATGTATATAATCAAGAAAGGAACTTGTCATTTAGGAGGTCAATGTAGCCCTCCAGAAAAGGACAATATGACTGCCTGAGTCAAATTAAAAGGGAGGGGATGTTTCAGGCCATCAAAGATGGGGTCTCAAATACTAGACAAGtgtcacaggcagggctggcacaaCGCCTACCAAAATGTTTATGTCCAGCCAGAGATGCCAGGATGCAGAGGGAGGCACAAATGGTCCAGGGGAAGATGCGTTGTATGTGCACAGCTCTCCAGCTGCCGCTCAAATCCTGCTCTCACCTCAGCAGCTCTGGCCCAATACCTCGGTACTTTCTACCAGTGTTTGGGAGCCGAGATGCAGCCCAAACCCATCGCTGCCTTTCGGCAGCGCTAAAGCGGAGCCGTGGGCCTGCCCGCGTTGCGGAGCCGGACTGCTGGCCCCACCGCGCCTGGGAGAGCCGGGGTGGTTACGGTGCAGCTGTTTTGAATCACCCACCGCTTCGCCGCTGAAGGATGTCTCCTCCGGGCTCCGAGAGCCGGGGGTTCCTCTAGGAAACAGCGGCCTTCCTTTAGGGACTACAGCCACATCCCCGAGGTCTCCCTATCGCTGCGAGCCATCACCGCCGGGGCTGGTGCTTCCTGGGGCCGCGGCACCGGGCCGGGGctcgggccgggggccggggcggcggcgggggctgccgaggctccccggggccgctccccccgccccgccggcgcacGAACCCCCTCGCTCCGACGTATCCCGTTTCACCTTAATGACGGCCGAGCTCGGCACACGCCAGCGGGGCAGATGTGCCTCagcccgggccccgcgggacgcgccggggagggggcgggaggCGAGGGGCAGCCGCGGGCCCCGCGGGCtcccggctgccggcggcggccccggccgcagcccgggCAGGTGACAGGTCCGCGGGATGCGCGGGGCAGCGGAGCCCCTCCGCCGGCCCGGCCGCAGGGGCAGGAGGAGCCGGAGCCCCGGcgggtcccgtcccgtcccgtcccgtcccgtcccaccggcggcggcgcgggcgacACAGGCACCCTGCGCCCGAGGGGTGCCGTGACTTACTGAAGACGCTGTTCTTCTCCAGCGTGCCGTTGATCTTCCCGCTGGGGTGGACCTGGAGGTGGTACTTGGTGGCACAGTAGAGCTTCCTGCGCCGCGGCGCTCCGCCGAGGTGCTCGTAgacgccgccgcggccccccgcgtccctgcgcggccgcggcgcgcccgccgccagcgccagcgccggggCCCGCGGCTCCCGCGCGGCGCTCAGCAGCAGGAGCCAGATTATAACCATCGTGGCATGGTGGCGGCCGcgctggggctgcggggggcggcgaggcggggggccggcggcgcccgcgcccccATGGAAGCCCCCGGCCAGCAGCGCCCGAGGCTGCGGGGCACCCGCCGGCTCACGTCGCGAAGCGCCGGCGAGGGGCTGCCAGCCTCGATCCGCCGCTTTTATCTGTCTCGGATTTACTTAGATCAATAGACATCGGCAAAGGCCCCCGAAGAGTCCCAGCTGTTTGTGTTGGATGGAGCTGCCGCGGCCAGTCTTCTCCTTGGGTTTCCAGATAGACAGActgcaggcaggagacagagagagggagggagagacccGCTGAATTTCAGCAAGAGCAAAATAGTTGATCGACAGAGCATAGAAATAAAAGCGGCTTCCTGCAACAATAGCCTGATCTGCGGCCAATTGATACAGAGCAGAGGAGGCAAAAGGTATCAGGCTCGTGTGAACTCCCAGAGTGCAGCGTGGATAAAATTACACAGCATctctccctcacacacacacacacacacacacacacacacacacacacggaggcttggccgccgccggctccgcgcccgcggagccccCGCGCA
This is a stretch of genomic DNA from Apteryx mantelli isolate bAptMan1 chromosome 4, bAptMan1.hap1, whole genome shotgun sequence. It encodes these proteins:
- the FGF3 gene encoding fibroblast growth factor 3 — its product is MVIIWLLLLSAAREPRAPALALAAGAPRPRRDAGGRGGVYEHLGGAPRRRKLYCATKYHLQVHPSGKINGTLEKNSVFSILEITAVDVGIVAIKGLFSGRYLAMNKRGRLYASENYNAECEFVERIHELGYNTYASRLYQTVPNGANTKRKASAERLWYVSVNGKGRPRRGFKTRRTQKSSLFLPRVLDNKDHEMVRLFHTNAKYRESLLKPPSKNQRRRRGH